In Mycolicibacterium lutetiense, the sequence GCGGTCTGCCGCCTCTGAGTCCTCGCCGTAGCGAGGAAAGTAACGGGCACCCGCGACGGCGAGTTCGGAGGCGAATGCACTGGTGCCGGGCGAGGTTTTCTCGGTGCTGCGCCGATAGTGTCGGTTCACCAAGAACCGATAGAGGTTGGGGTGTTCGTCAGCCCACATGACGTGCTGTGTGACCGGCGCGCGAATCACGTCTAGCGGTGATCCCTGCACATCCAGAGTTAGGCGAATCTTTGCAGTGAGTTCGCGGTGGACGTGGCGGGCGACGGCTAGATCGAGTTCTTCTTTACTTGCGAAGTGGCGGTAAAAGTGCGTGCGGACTAAACCGGCCTTGTCTGCGATCTGGCCGGTGAGTGCGTGGGGTCCGTTCTCTTCGATTGCGCTGAGCGCTGCTTCGATGATCTGTTCACGACGTAGTTCGCGGCCTGGCAACTTACTGGTTGCACGGCGTCCCGCTGTGGTGTCCGCCCATTGCTTTCGCTCCACGATGCTCACCGTAACGCCCCGCGCTCTGGAAAGTTCTGGGTACGTGTTGTACCCAGTGTCCGTTTCGTGGTACACCATGTACCCATAAGCGTGTAGCGAGACCCATTGCGGGATCGGTGCGCAAGTAATAACAGTGAGGACTCTCTAATGGCAGCCAATCGCTCTAGCTGGATGGACGACGACCTCGATGCACTCCGCGATTTGGCGCGCACGTTCTGTGAGAAGGAGATCGCGCCGCACAGTGCCCGCTTCATCGAGCAGCACCACGTGGATCGAGACCTGTGGACCCGGGCGGGTGATCTGGGGTTGCTGTGCATGTCAATCCCCGAACAGTACGGCGGAGGTGGTGGAACATTCGCCCATGAGGCGGTCTTGATCGAGGAACAGGCCCGCATCGGTGATTCAGCATGGGGTGCGGCGCTGCATAGCGGAATCGTCGCCCACTACCTGCTCGAGTATGGCACCGACGAGCAGAAGGAACGTTTTCTGCCCCGACTGGCAACTGGTGAGATGGTTGGCGCGATTGCGATGACGGAGCCAGGCACGGGCTCCGATCTCCAATCTGTTACGACCAAGGCACTGCGCGTTGGAGACGAATACGTTGTCAACGGTTCCAAGACATTCATCACCAATGGCGCTCAGGCCGACTTGATCATCGTCGTCGCCAAGACCGACCCGACTGCCGGAGCTAACGGGATCTCGTTGGTGTTGGTCGAAGGCGATCGGCCGGGCTTCCGGCGGGGTCGGGTGTTGGACAAGGTCGGTCAGCGCGGCCAGGACACCTCCGAGCTCTATTTCGAAGACGTGCACATTCCCGTAGAGAACCTCCTGGGTACGACTGAAGGACTGGGATTCATTCAGTTGATGCAGCAACTTCCCCAAGAACGATTGATCCTTGCGCTTGGTGCAGTGACAGTACTAGAAACAGCGCTCGAGTTCACTGTTGAATACACCAAAGATCGGCATGCCTTCGGCAAGCCTGTCTTCGCCTTCCAAAACACCAAGTTCAAACTTGCCGAGGTCGCCACCGATGCCCATATCAGCCGCGTTTTCATCGACGACTGCGTCGCCCGCCATCTGCGCGGTGAACTCGACATCCCCACCGTCGCGATGGCGAAGTGGTGGACTACTGAGCGTGCGATGGTCGCCCTTGATGACTGCTTGCAGCTCCACGGCGGCTACGGCTATATGACCGAGTATCCCATCGGCAGGATGTGGGCCGATGCTCGCGTTCAGAAGATCTACGGTGGGACAAACGAGATTATGAAGGAGATCATTGCTCGGTCGCTTTAGATCGAATTCGACCGCTAGATTGGTTACGGGAGACCGCGGTAGCGGGGTGCCGTTCGCGTATCAAGTCGGTGTTGACTGTTCACTAGGCGGATACCCGGCGAGCTCGCTTCAAACGGGTGAATCGCCCTGGATTCGCCGGAGGCTCGAGCTATTGGATTCCGACCAAGGCTTGGTCGGTCCGTGGTGCATCGTAGAACGCGGCTTCGAACTCCGCCGGAGGTAGGTCGCCGAGGTAGCTGTGGAGCCTGCTCGTGTTGTGCCAGTACACCCAACCGAGGGTGGCCAGCTCGACATCCTCGACGGTCTTCCACGGCCCGGTGCGGGCCGGCCCGTAGATCAACTCAGCCTTGTAATTGAGGTGAGCCCTTCCTGCCCGAACACTCGGGCAACAGAGTCGCACAACGACTGGACCACCACGAAGGGCTCACCTCAACTACAACGCGAACCGACCCCACTCCGCCCATGGCGAACTCACCCCCACCGAGTTCGCTCTACAGTGGACCACGACCCACCAAACCCAAGTCGCATAGCGACTGGACCACCAAACGGGTCCCCCTCATAATAGCCGTTGACCGTCTCGGCGAGAGCGTTGTCGAAACTGTCCCCAACGGTTCCGATTGAGGGCACCGCGCCGATCTCTGCCAGCCGCTCACCGTAGCGTATCGACGTGAATTGCGATCGGGTCTGCTGCATGATCAGGTGACAGCTTCGGTCACGCGGCCTGACTGGCCTGTGTGGTCATGATTGCTTCGAATTCGATCGGGGTCAACCGCCCAAGGCCGGCTTGGCGCCGGCGGCGGTGGTAGGTCCGTTCGATCCAGGTGACGATCGCGATCCGCAGCTCCTCGCGGGTCTCCCAGCGGCGGCGATCGAGCACGTTCTTCTGCAGCAGAGCGAAGAAGCTCTCCATGGCCGCATTGTCACCGGCCGCCCCGACTCGGCCCATTGACCCGACCAGCTCGTAGCGGCCGAGTGCGTGCACGAATCTCCTTGACCTGAACTGAGATCCGCGATCGCTATGAACTATGCA encodes:
- a CDS encoding TetR/AcrR family transcriptional regulator — protein: MSIVERKQWADTTAGRRATSKLPGRELRREQIIEAALSAIEENGPHALTGQIADKAGLVRTHFYRHFASKEELDLAVARHVHRELTAKIRLTLDVQGSPLDVIRAPVTQHVMWADEHPNLYRFLVNRHYRRSTEKTSPGTSAFASELAVAGARYFPRYGEDSEAADRNVAAIMGLMDASVLWWLDHRDSTRDELVIRLTRQTWLIINDRLQELGFQLDPHLPLCEPKTSSGTTRASPR
- a CDS encoding acyl-CoA dehydrogenase family protein, which encodes MAANRSSWMDDDLDALRDLARTFCEKEIAPHSARFIEQHHVDRDLWTRAGDLGLLCMSIPEQYGGGGGTFAHEAVLIEEQARIGDSAWGAALHSGIVAHYLLEYGTDEQKERFLPRLATGEMVGAIAMTEPGTGSDLQSVTTKALRVGDEYVVNGSKTFITNGAQADLIIVVAKTDPTAGANGISLVLVEGDRPGFRRGRVLDKVGQRGQDTSELYFEDVHIPVENLLGTTEGLGFIQLMQQLPQERLILALGAVTVLETALEFTVEYTKDRHAFGKPVFAFQNTKFKLAEVATDAHISRVFIDDCVARHLRGELDIPTVAMAKWWTTERAMVALDDCLQLHGGYGYMTEYPIGRMWADARVQKIYGGTNEIMKEIIARSL